One Denticeps clupeoides chromosome 12, fDenClu1.1, whole genome shotgun sequence genomic window carries:
- the fblim1 gene encoding filamin-binding LIM protein 1 isoform X1, producing the protein MMSAAPQKRMVSSVFITLTSPQRAKITPTAQVHSTMTQDAPQSMVSVSPGSGSGEVKFSTTSQTPRHTSATSQEGNYAWTSSPSPFNDNLPPSPCPPSAARTVPGDRVPQKGNATCQLPKQQEIKPQEFFLPPPPPLSPLDLELSADPVSPLPPPPLHISPAADPQHALLKARDEQRATDGKPFVESPPSAGGKKNEPAQKHEDNCMDQESKGEYVCGFCRKPVLTAEAAIEALNRTYHGSCFQCRQCHTPLAGKLYYNKAGIPLCEDCYQASLEPCWACGEVIKDQVIRALERAYHPPCFVCTTCSQPIGEQRFAQGEVGEVYCLQDYYRKYAPQCNVCTQLIIPREDGTDSYTVECLGRCFHEDCYRCEVCRILLSPEPNEHGCHPLDGQILCKTCHLTQIQRAQH; encoded by the exons ATGATGTCTGCTGCACCCCAGAAGAGGATGGTGTCCTCTGTCTTCATCACGCTGACGTCACCACAACGTGCCAAAATCACCCCCACCGCACAGGTCCACAGCACCATGACCCAGGATGCCCCGCAGTCCATGGTGTCCGTCAGCCCGGGGAGTGGCTCTGGTGAGGTCAAGTTTAGCACCACCAGTCAAACCCCACGCCATACGTCTGCCACCTCCCAGGAAGGGAATTACGCTTGGACGTCCTCCCCTTCTCCCTTCAATGACAATCTCCCACCATCTCCCTGTCCCCCCTCGGCTGCCAGAACAGTGCCTGGGGACAGAGTTCCTCAAAAAGGCAATGCCACATGTCAACTGCCAAAGCAGCAAGAAATTAAACCACaag AGTTCTTCCTGCCACCTCCCCCTCCTCTGTCTCCCCTGGACCTGGAGCTCTCTGCTGATCCCGTGTCTCCTCTGCCTCCTCCACCCCTCCACATCTCCCCTGCTGCAGACCCCCAGCATGCTCTGCTCAAGGCCAGAGATGAG CAGCGAGCCACAGATGGTAAACCGTTTGTGGAGAGCCCTCCATCTGCTGGAGGTAAGAAAAACGAACCAGCTCAGAAACATGAGGACAACTGTATGGACCAAGAAAGCAAAGGTGAAT ATGTGTGTGGCTTTTGCCGTAAACCAGTGCTGACTGCTGAAGCAGCCATTGAGGCTCTGAACAGGACTTACCATGGCTCCTGTTTCCAGTGCCGGCAATGCCACACACCACTGGCGGGCAAACTGTACTACAACAAAGCTGGGATACCTTTGTGTGAGGACTGCTACCAG GCCAGCCTGGAGCCCTGCTGGGCGTGTGGTGAGGTCATCAAGGATCAGGTCATCCGTGCTCTGGAACGGGCCTATCACCCACCTTGCTTTGTCTGCACAACGTGCAGTCAGCCAATCGGAGAACAGAGGTTTGCACAGGGAGAGGTTGGGGAAGTGTACTGCCTTCAGGACTACTACAG GAAATATGCTCCGCAATGCAATGTGTGTACGCAGCTAATTATTCCTAGAGAGGATGGCACAGACAGCTATACAGTGGAGTGCCTTGGACGCTGCTTCCATGAGGACTGCTACCGCTGTGAG GTCTGCAGAATCCTTCTTTCACCAGAGCCGAATGAACATGGCTGTCACCCACTGGATGGACAGATTCTTTGTAAAACCTGCCACCTGACACAGATCCAGAGGGCACAACACTGA
- the fblim1 gene encoding filamin-binding LIM protein 1 isoform X2, which produces MMSAAPQKRMVSSVFITLTSPQRAKITPTAQVHSTMTQDAPQSMVSVSPGSGSGEVKFSTTSQTPRHTSATSQEGNYAWTSSPSPFNDNLPPSPCPPSAARTVPGDRVPQKGNATCQLPKQQEIKPQEFFLPPPPPLSPLDLELSADPVSPLPPPPLHISPAADPQHALLKARDEQRATDGKPFVESPPSAGGKKNEPAQKHEDNCMDQESKDVCGFCRKPVLTAEAAIEALNRTYHGSCFQCRQCHTPLAGKLYYNKAGIPLCEDCYQASLEPCWACGEVIKDQVIRALERAYHPPCFVCTTCSQPIGEQRFAQGEVGEVYCLQDYYRKYAPQCNVCTQLIIPREDGTDSYTVECLGRCFHEDCYRCEVCRILLSPEPNEHGCHPLDGQILCKTCHLTQIQRAQH; this is translated from the exons ATGATGTCTGCTGCACCCCAGAAGAGGATGGTGTCCTCTGTCTTCATCACGCTGACGTCACCACAACGTGCCAAAATCACCCCCACCGCACAGGTCCACAGCACCATGACCCAGGATGCCCCGCAGTCCATGGTGTCCGTCAGCCCGGGGAGTGGCTCTGGTGAGGTCAAGTTTAGCACCACCAGTCAAACCCCACGCCATACGTCTGCCACCTCCCAGGAAGGGAATTACGCTTGGACGTCCTCCCCTTCTCCCTTCAATGACAATCTCCCACCATCTCCCTGTCCCCCCTCGGCTGCCAGAACAGTGCCTGGGGACAGAGTTCCTCAAAAAGGCAATGCCACATGTCAACTGCCAAAGCAGCAAGAAATTAAACCACaag AGTTCTTCCTGCCACCTCCCCCTCCTCTGTCTCCCCTGGACCTGGAGCTCTCTGCTGATCCCGTGTCTCCTCTGCCTCCTCCACCCCTCCACATCTCCCCTGCTGCAGACCCCCAGCATGCTCTGCTCAAGGCCAGAGATGAG CAGCGAGCCACAGATGGTAAACCGTTTGTGGAGAGCCCTCCATCTGCTGGAGGTAAGAAAAACGAACCAGCTCAGAAACATGAGGACAACTGTATGGACCAAGAAAGCAAAG ATGTGTGTGGCTTTTGCCGTAAACCAGTGCTGACTGCTGAAGCAGCCATTGAGGCTCTGAACAGGACTTACCATGGCTCCTGTTTCCAGTGCCGGCAATGCCACACACCACTGGCGGGCAAACTGTACTACAACAAAGCTGGGATACCTTTGTGTGAGGACTGCTACCAG GCCAGCCTGGAGCCCTGCTGGGCGTGTGGTGAGGTCATCAAGGATCAGGTCATCCGTGCTCTGGAACGGGCCTATCACCCACCTTGCTTTGTCTGCACAACGTGCAGTCAGCCAATCGGAGAACAGAGGTTTGCACAGGGAGAGGTTGGGGAAGTGTACTGCCTTCAGGACTACTACAG GAAATATGCTCCGCAATGCAATGTGTGTACGCAGCTAATTATTCCTAGAGAGGATGGCACAGACAGCTATACAGTGGAGTGCCTTGGACGCTGCTTCCATGAGGACTGCTACCGCTGTGAG GTCTGCAGAATCCTTCTTTCACCAGAGCCGAATGAACATGGCTGTCACCCACTGGATGGACAGATTCTTTGTAAAACCTGCCACCTGACACAGATCCAGAGGGCACAACACTGA
- the LOC114801160 gene encoding transmembrane protein 82-like isoform X2, whose protein sequence is MFSILPSFWSPLNASPLDGILRGVIGACGISVLSNLMRVHLLVRDSSFTPENGTKQQLAYKEKPGFFGRLAGVLHFLCLTGLLSLLGARASSLVVLEFSLRAVLAAVTVGVDGPRGICQFLIQCQFSLGCALSCSIHFLHEEAPHRTLSLLLAAGLSWLLWGQSQRLRSHVAKFYPLHSSERNCGACISLLNTRHNLIPFLSRAVIVTFAVGGVTAICTVNQHFLAEVEAMRFWTLLSLCYTLLLVYIQGEWLAECGTDGTEEQQRLPVEQVMLQSVGLRLGGLLVLLLMVGHWADVAHILFTLLGEVVCLLSSHDLVRTLPGKEDDDISSLMYHEDVPSDGVKCRKAD, encoded by the exons ATGTTTTCTATCCTCCCGTCGTTTTGGTCCCCGCTGAACGCGAGCCCCCTGGACGGTATTTTACGCG GTGTGATCGGGGCGTGCGGCATCTCCGTGCTTTCCAATCTGATGCGAGTGCACTTGTTGGTTCGCGATTCGAG TTTCACACCTGAGAATGGCACTAAGCAGCAGCTGGCCTACAAGGAGAAGCCTGGCTTTTTTGGGCGCCTGGCTGGTGTCCTGCACTTCCTCTGCCTCACTGGACTGCTGTCTTTACTGGGAGCCCGTGCGTCCTCACTGGTGGTCCTGGAGTTCTCCCTGAGGGCTGTCCTCGCGGCGGTGACTGTCGGAGTG GATGGCCCTCGTGGAATATGTCAGTTCCTGATCCAGTGTCAGTTCTCTCTTGGCTGTGCCCTGAGCTGCAGTATCCACTTTCTCCACGAGGAGGCTCCGCACCGCACCCTGAGCCTCCTGCTGGCTGCTGGCCTCAGTTGGCTGCTGTGGGGGCAGAGCCAACGCCTGCGGTCCCACGTGGCGAAGTTCTACCCTCTGCACAGCTCCGAGCGCAACTGCGGGGCCTGCATCAGCCTGCTGAATACACGCCACAATCTGATCCCATTTCTCAGTCGCGCCGTCATCGTGACCTTTGCCGTGGGTGGGGTGACAGCCATCTGCACAGTCAACCAACACTTCCTGGCAGAAGTAGAGGCCATGAGGTTTTGGACTCTGTTGTCCCTCTGCTACACCTTGCTCTTGGTGTACATTCAGGGTGAGTGGTTGGCGGAGTGTGGCACAGATGGCACAG AGGAGCAGCAGCGCCTTCCTGTCGAGCAGGTGATGTTGCAGTCGGTGGGCTTGCGTTTGGGGGGTCTGCTGGTACTGCTGCTCATGGTCGGCCACTGGGCAGACGTGGCCCACATCCTCTTCACACTTTTGGGCGAAGTTGTTTGCCTCCTATCCTCCCATGATCTTGTGCGGACCCTTCCAGGG AAGGAAGACGATGATATTTCATCCCTGATGTACCATGAGGATGTGCCATCAGACGGAGTGAAATGTCGTAAGGCCGACTGA
- the LOC114801160 gene encoding transmembrane protein 82-like isoform X3, with product MFSILPSFWSPLNASPLDGILRGVIGACGISVLSNLMRVHLLVRDSSFTPENGTKQQLAYKEKPGFFGRLAGVLHFLCLTGLLSLLGARASSLVVLEFSLRAVLAAVTVGVDGPRGICQFLIQCQFSLGCALSCSIHFLHEEAPHRTLSLLLAAGLSWLLWGQSQRLRSHVAKFYPLHSSERNCGACISLLNTRHNLIPFLSRAVIVTFAVGGVTAICTVNQHFLAEVEAMRFWTLLSLCYTLLLVYIQEEQQRLPVEQVMLQSVGLRLGGLLVLLLMVGHWADVAHILFTLLGEVVCLLSSHDLVRTLPGKEDDDISSLMYHEDVPSDGVKCRKAD from the exons ATGTTTTCTATCCTCCCGTCGTTTTGGTCCCCGCTGAACGCGAGCCCCCTGGACGGTATTTTACGCG GTGTGATCGGGGCGTGCGGCATCTCCGTGCTTTCCAATCTGATGCGAGTGCACTTGTTGGTTCGCGATTCGAG TTTCACACCTGAGAATGGCACTAAGCAGCAGCTGGCCTACAAGGAGAAGCCTGGCTTTTTTGGGCGCCTGGCTGGTGTCCTGCACTTCCTCTGCCTCACTGGACTGCTGTCTTTACTGGGAGCCCGTGCGTCCTCACTGGTGGTCCTGGAGTTCTCCCTGAGGGCTGTCCTCGCGGCGGTGACTGTCGGAGTG GATGGCCCTCGTGGAATATGTCAGTTCCTGATCCAGTGTCAGTTCTCTCTTGGCTGTGCCCTGAGCTGCAGTATCCACTTTCTCCACGAGGAGGCTCCGCACCGCACCCTGAGCCTCCTGCTGGCTGCTGGCCTCAGTTGGCTGCTGTGGGGGCAGAGCCAACGCCTGCGGTCCCACGTGGCGAAGTTCTACCCTCTGCACAGCTCCGAGCGCAACTGCGGGGCCTGCATCAGCCTGCTGAATACACGCCACAATCTGATCCCATTTCTCAGTCGCGCCGTCATCGTGACCTTTGCCGTGGGTGGGGTGACAGCCATCTGCACAGTCAACCAACACTTCCTGGCAGAAGTAGAGGCCATGAGGTTTTGGACTCTGTTGTCCCTCTGCTACACCTTGCTCTTGGTGTACATTCAGG AGGAGCAGCAGCGCCTTCCTGTCGAGCAGGTGATGTTGCAGTCGGTGGGCTTGCGTTTGGGGGGTCTGCTGGTACTGCTGCTCATGGTCGGCCACTGGGCAGACGTGGCCCACATCCTCTTCACACTTTTGGGCGAAGTTGTTTGCCTCCTATCCTCCCATGATCTTGTGCGGACCCTTCCAGGG AAGGAAGACGATGATATTTCATCCCTGATGTACCATGAGGATGTGCCATCAGACGGAGTGAAATGTCGTAAGGCCGACTGA
- the LOC114801160 gene encoding transmembrane protein 82-like isoform X1, with product MFSILPSFWSPLNASPLDGILRGVIGACGISVLSNLMRVHLLVRDSSFTPENGTKQQLAYKEKPGFFGRLAGVLHFLCLTGLLSLLGARASSLVVLEFSLRAVLAAVTVGVDGPRGICQFLIQCQFSLGCALSCSIHFLHEEAPHRTLSLLLAAGLSWLLWGQSQRLRSHVAKFYPLHSSERNCGACISLLNTRHNLIPFLSRAVIVTFAVGGVTAICTVNQHFLAEVEAMRFWTLLSLCYTLLLVYIQGEWLAECGTDGTGVWTFRARRPISHSLCLCMVNLHETNTLNSQATANRTTVSSFITCFYKVLEKQLDQGFDLNKMRSMINPAFKVFKAPEGPNIPTFKFFSLLNSTLTPPGHISCFFHKIQVNFTGFTNPRI from the exons ATGTTTTCTATCCTCCCGTCGTTTTGGTCCCCGCTGAACGCGAGCCCCCTGGACGGTATTTTACGCG GTGTGATCGGGGCGTGCGGCATCTCCGTGCTTTCCAATCTGATGCGAGTGCACTTGTTGGTTCGCGATTCGAG TTTCACACCTGAGAATGGCACTAAGCAGCAGCTGGCCTACAAGGAGAAGCCTGGCTTTTTTGGGCGCCTGGCTGGTGTCCTGCACTTCCTCTGCCTCACTGGACTGCTGTCTTTACTGGGAGCCCGTGCGTCCTCACTGGTGGTCCTGGAGTTCTCCCTGAGGGCTGTCCTCGCGGCGGTGACTGTCGGAGTG GATGGCCCTCGTGGAATATGTCAGTTCCTGATCCAGTGTCAGTTCTCTCTTGGCTGTGCCCTGAGCTGCAGTATCCACTTTCTCCACGAGGAGGCTCCGCACCGCACCCTGAGCCTCCTGCTGGCTGCTGGCCTCAGTTGGCTGCTGTGGGGGCAGAGCCAACGCCTGCGGTCCCACGTGGCGAAGTTCTACCCTCTGCACAGCTCCGAGCGCAACTGCGGGGCCTGCATCAGCCTGCTGAATACACGCCACAATCTGATCCCATTTCTCAGTCGCGCCGTCATCGTGACCTTTGCCGTGGGTGGGGTGACAGCCATCTGCACAGTCAACCAACACTTCCTGGCAGAAGTAGAGGCCATGAGGTTTTGGACTCTGTTGTCCCTCTGCTACACCTTGCTCTTGGTGTACATTCAGGGTGAGTGGTTGGCGGAGTGTGGCACAGATGGCACAGGTGTGTGGACCTTTAGGGCTCGGAGGCCTATTTCTcattctttgtgtttgtgtatggtTAACTTGCATGAAACCAACACTTTAAACAGTCAAGCAACGGCAAACAGAACAACAGTTTCCTCATTCATCACGTGTTTCTACAAGGTTCTTGAGAAACAGTTAGACCAAGGTTTTGATCTTAATAAAATGAGAAGTATGATAAATCCGGCTTTTAAGGTTTTCAAAGCACCCGAGGGACCGAACATCCCAACATTTAAATTCTTTTCCCTGCTCAATTCAACCTTGACCCCACCAGGCCACATCTCATGTTTTTTCCACAAAATACAAGTGAACTTCACAGGTTTTACTAATCCACGTATTTGA
- the slc25a34 gene encoding solute carrier family 25 member 34, producing MMTGAHLLNCTTAQSAFSTRAAMPAIPRPTKSNPVQAHHALWPPLDFALGALACCGACIFTNPLEVVKTRLQLQGELRARGSYERHYRGVLQALWLVGRNDGLRGLQKGLSAGLLYQGLMNGVRLGFYSYIEDVGLSDTPGKSLLAGATAGALGAFIASPAYLVKTHLQAQTVEAIAVGHQHNHQGVSNAFATIYRRDGVVGLWRGVNGAVPRVMVGSAAQLATFSSAKDWVSHTQWFHLNSWLIPLTAAMISGIAVTITMTPFDVISTRLYNQPVDELKKGRLYAGFLDCLVKVSRTEGLLGLYKGIGPVFIRLAPHTTLSMLLWDLMRQKALHYQSGNSQV from the exons ATGATGACCGGTGCTCATCTCTTGAATTGCACAACGGCACAATCTGCGTTCAGCACTCGAGCAGCCATGCCGGCAATCCCTCGACCCACCAAGTCCAACCCGGTGCAGGCCCACCATGCGCTGTGGCCTCCGCTGGACTTCGCGTTGGGTGCCCTTGCGTGTTGCGGGGCCTGCATCTTCACTAACCCCTTGGAGGTGGTGAAAACTCGCCTGCAACTGCAGGGAGAGCTGCGGGCGAGAGGCTCCTATGAGAGGCATTACCGCGGTGTGTTGCAGGCTTTGTGGTTGGTGGGCCGCAATGATGGCCTCCGAGGCCTCCAGAAGGGGCTTTCAGCTGGACTGCTGTACCAGGGACTCATGAACGGGGTTCGGCTGGGCTTCTATTCCTACATCGAGGATGTGGGACTTTCAGATACCCCAGGAAAAAGCTTGCTGGCAGGGGCCACAGCTGGAGCACTTGGGGCCTTCATTGCCTCTCCAGCATATCTG GTGAAAACGCATCTTCAGGCCCAGACAGTGGAGGCCATTGCTGTTGGTCATCAACATAACCATCAG GGGGTATCAAATGCTTTTGCCACCATCTACCGTCGGGATGGTGTTGTGggtctgtggaggggggtgAACGGGGCTGTGCCTAGAGTCATGGTGGGATCGGCAGCCCAACTGGCTACATTCAGCTCAGCCAAAGATTGGGTCTCACATACACAG TGGTTCCACCTGAACAGCTGGCTAATCCCCCTGACCGCTGCGATGATAAGTGGCATTGCTGTGACCATCACCATGACACCATTTGATGTAATCAGCACAAGGCTTTACAACCAACCCGTGGATGAATTAAAAAAG GGCCGACTCTATGCAGGCTTCCTTGACTGCCTCGTAAAGGTGTCCCGGACTGAAGGGCTGCTGGGTCTGTATAAGGGCATCGGCCCAGTGTTCATCCGTCTGGCCCCACACACCACGCTCAGCATGCTTCTGTGGGACCTGATGAGGCAGAAGGCCCTTCACTACCAGTCAGGGAACAGTCAAGTCTGA
- the fbxo42 gene encoding F-box only protein 42: MSDSSYSEDGCFVAMDTEEGGVGPGQASGGQGMTMKVAHGSEERNRQRMNNDRASERTMVELPEEVLEYILSFLSPYQEHKTAALVCKQWYRLIKGVAYQCYHGFLRAVQEGNIQWESRTYPYPGTPITQRFSHSACYYDSNQSMYVFGGCTQSSCNAAFNDLWRLDLNSKEWIRPLASGSYPSPKAGATLVMYKDLLVLFGGWTRPSPYPLHQPERFFDEIHTYSPSKNWWNCIVTTHGPPPMAGHSSSVIGSTMVVFGGSLGARQMSNEVWVLDLEQWSWSKPTITGPCPHPRGGQSQIVIDNETLLILGGCGGPNALLKDAWLLHMGSPAWSWQQLRVENEDHGAPELWCHPACRVGQCVVVFSQAPSGRAPLSPSLNSRPSPISATPAPLGPDPPSLRSQSPVRSGAAGVMLGAAEEAPCVNGRWGTLRPRPSARPGAREGSPSSSQQPSPSQGPDSPPLPALPSLLDGSSPSPHTSPAQASSPPSRPHTHPVSSDYSWVSPPSSSSSVHGTEQPSTNGLHTPPLPGSPCTPPGAVSPAALRRGLEAVKARSSASSSSSSLPSSSSMGQATLASVPAASVGTPPSSSSSASSSPPQAAPVDGHSIPPIARRLGHHPPQSLNVGKPLYQSLNCKPMQMYVLDVSRAEPDGVVSWRVYGSGGAPAAVTGPPETSLHTVVQGRGELIIFGGLMDKKQNVKYYPKTNALYFVRAKR, encoded by the exons ATGTCTGACTCCTCCTACAGCGAGGATGGCTGCTTTGTTGCCATGGACACAGaagagggtggggtggggccaGGGCAGGCAAGTGGGGGCCAGGGGATGACGATGAAGGTGGCCCACGGCAGCGAAGAGCGGAATAGGCAGAGGATGAACAATGACCGAGCAAGTGAGAGGACCATGGTGGAGCTGCCAGAGGAGGTGCTTGAGTACATCTTGTCCTTCTTGTCACCCTACCAGGAACACAAGACTGCAGCCCTGGTTTGCAAACAGTGGTATCGTCTCATAAAAG GTGTCGCATACCAGTGTTACCATGGTTTCCTGAGGGCTGTACAAGAGGGCAACATTCAGTGGGAGAGTCGCACCTACCCATATCCTGGAACACCCATCACCCAGCGCTTCTCGCATA GTGCATGTTACTATGATTCCAATCAGTCCATGTACGTTTTTGGTGGCTGCACGCAGAGCAGCTGCAATGCTGCCTTTAATGATCTGTGGAGACTCGACCTTAACAGCAAGGAGTGGATTCGGCCCTTGGCCTCGG GCTCCTACCCCTCTCCTAAAGCAGGAGCCACACTTGTGATGTACAAAGACCTGCTGGTGCTTTTTGGGGGGTGGACAAGGCCTAGTCCATATCCCCTCCATCAACCTGAAAGGTTCTTTGATGAGATCCATACATATTCTCCTTCTAAGAACTG GTGGAACTGCATAGTAACGACACATggcccccctcctatggcaggCCATTCATCGTCCGTCATTGGAAGCACCATGGTGGTGTTTGGAGGCTCCCTTGGGGCACGGCAAAT GAGTAATGAGGTGTGGGTGTTGGATCTGGAGCAGTGGTCCTGGTCTAAACCTACCATCACTGGTCCCTGCCCCCACCCCCGTGGTGGCCAGAGCCAG ATTGTTATAGACAACGAGACACTTCTCATCCTCGGGGGGTGTGGCGGTCCCAATGCA TTGCTGAAGGATGCCTGGCTCTTACACATGGGCAGCCCTGCATGGTCGTGGCAGCAGCTGCGGGTGGAGAATGAAGATCATGGTGCTCCTGAGCTGTGGTGTCACCCTGCCTGCAGG GTTGGTCAGTGTGTGGTGGTGTTCTCTCAGGCTCCATCGGGCCGCGCTCCTCTCAGTCCAAGCCTGAATTCTCGTCCTTCCCCCATCAGTGCCACGCCCGCGCCTCTGGGCCCAGATCCTCCCTCACTGCGTTCCCAGTCTCCGGTGCGGAGTGGAGCTGCTGGAGTGATGTTGGGTGCAGCGGAGGAGGCACCGTGTGTGAATGGCCGCTGGGGGACACTTCGTCCCCGCCCGTCGGCAAGGCCGGGCGCCCGCGAGGGGAGCCCGAGTTCCTCTCAACAGCCTTCTCCGTCACAGGGTCCTGATAGCCCCCCGCTGCCAGCGCTGCCATCTCTGCTTGATGGTTCCTCACCCTCACCCCACACCAGCCCTGCCCAGGCCTCCTCCCCGCCATCCCGACCTCACACTCACCCCGTTTCCTCGGACTACAGCTGGGTGTCGcctccttcatcttcttcatctgtTCATGGCACAGAGCAGCCCAGTACTAATGGCCTCCACACGCCGCCACTGCCAGGATCTCCGTGCACCCCTCCGGGCGCGGTGTCCCCTGCTGCCCTCCGTCGGGGCCTGGAGGCTGTGAAAGCCCGATCctctgcatcatcatcatcatcatcactgccTTCTTCATCATCCATGGGCCAGGCCACACTGGCCTCAGTACCAGCTGCATCAGTCGGCACTCcgccatcctcctcttcctctgcctcctcCAGCCCACCGCAGGCAGCGCCCGTCGACGGGCACTCCATCCCACCGATTGCACGCCGCCTTGGCCACCACCCACCTCAGAGCCTAAATGTGGGCAAGCCCCTGTACCAGTCACTCAACTGCAAGCCAATGCAGATGTACGTTCTGGACGTGAGCCGGGCCGAGCCTGACGGCGTGGTGTCATGGCGCGTGTATGGGAGTGGAGGTGCCCCGGCAGCTGTGACCGGACCCCCTGAAACCAGCCTCCACACGGTGGTGCAGGGCCGGGGAGAGCTCATCATTTTTGGTGGCTTGATGGACAAGAAGCAGAACGTGAAATATTACCCCAAAACCAATGCCTTGTATTTTGTGCGCGCCAAAAGGTAA